In Paenibacillus sp. G2S3, a single window of DNA contains:
- a CDS encoding extracellular solute-binding protein: MKSKGKKKAALSLVMMSIVLSLAGCGGGTNGAEAPAPEKTTAATQTEPAKTDEPKPEEPKVAGDLEIQYFVGGYGDGWWKEVIGEFKKNYPDVNIKESAGSQINEQMKPRWIQGNPPDVVYIDGAGSNETQMVLDDQLMDITDWVKDAKNVDGEPLTSNLIAPPQDYSGKNYTIPLVFGSWGTFYDETLFTEKGWDVPKDWDSFLATSEKIKADGVYPYIHTGKYPYYIVGGLLNTGFVSENGDNPQILKDQEAAKEGSFKNDAVANTLKKIVDMRDKGYFDNASFGMSHTDSQMLFLQHKDAMIPNGLWLENEMKKDVPEGFKFGFIPSVMQKPGGKFVAIPYTSNIAIAKKAKNPDAAKAFIEFIFTKQAAVRWAELTGALMNVKADLESSGASDVVKTAMKYFNGSDTIVAPVFKLAADIEQAENDATIALLQGSITPEEWMDRMEKAAAKIRK, from the coding sequence ATGAAAAGCAAGGGTAAAAAGAAAGCGGCATTAAGTCTAGTTATGATGTCCATTGTATTGTCTCTGGCAGGATGTGGCGGGGGGACAAATGGGGCTGAAGCTCCAGCTCCCGAGAAAACAACAGCTGCGACGCAGACTGAGCCAGCAAAGACAGACGAGCCCAAGCCTGAAGAGCCGAAAGTAGCGGGAGACCTCGAAATCCAATACTTTGTCGGTGGTTATGGAGACGGTTGGTGGAAAGAAGTCATTGGTGAATTCAAGAAGAATTACCCGGATGTCAACATTAAAGAATCCGCAGGTTCACAAATCAACGAGCAAATGAAGCCCCGCTGGATCCAAGGTAATCCACCAGATGTTGTATACATCGATGGAGCAGGCTCGAACGAAACGCAAATGGTGCTCGACGACCAATTGATGGATATTACAGATTGGGTTAAAGATGCGAAAAATGTGGACGGCGAGCCGCTTACGAGCAACTTGATCGCACCTCCACAAGACTACAGTGGCAAAAACTATACGATTCCACTCGTATTCGGATCATGGGGAACCTTCTATGATGAAACCCTTTTTACTGAAAAGGGATGGGATGTTCCAAAAGATTGGGATAGCTTCCTTGCCACTAGTGAAAAAATCAAAGCGGATGGCGTATATCCTTACATCCATACTGGTAAATACCCATACTACATCGTGGGAGGTCTCTTGAATACAGGTTTTGTATCTGAGAATGGAGACAATCCGCAAATCTTAAAGGATCAAGAAGCAGCTAAAGAAGGTTCTTTCAAAAATGATGCTGTAGCGAATACCTTGAAAAAGATCGTTGATATGAGGGACAAAGGGTATTTCGATAACGCATCGTTCGGTATGAGTCATACAGACTCCCAAATGCTCTTCTTGCAGCATAAAGATGCAATGATTCCTAACGGCTTGTGGCTGGAAAATGAAATGAAAAAAGATGTACCAGAGGGCTTCAAATTTGGATTCATTCCTTCCGTTATGCAGAAGCCAGGCGGTAAATTTGTGGCTATTCCTTACACTAGTAACATTGCAATTGCAAAGAAGGCCAAAAATCCGGATGCAGCAAAAGCATTTATTGAATTTATCTTTACGAAACAAGCCGCAGTTCGTTGGGCTGAGCTGACAGGCGCTTTGATGAACGTCAAGGCAGATCTGGAATCTTCAGGCGCAAGTGATGTTGTTAAAACGGCTATGAAATATTTCAACGGTAGTGACACGATTGTTGCTCCAGTATTTAAATTAGCCGCGGATATTGAGCAGGCAGAGAATGATGCAACCATTGCGTTGCTGCAAGGTTCCATTACGCCAGAAGAATGGATGGACCGTATGGAGAAGGCGGCAGCCAAAATCCGGAAGTAA
- a CDS encoding carbohydrate ABC transporter permease encodes MNDSPAKKPLLLISKIAVRFFLILWSLVVLYPVLWTFLTSLKDNQQVMLGKPWDFPSIFRFENYTNVWSRANFGDYFLNSIIVTVASTLLSLIMAATTAYILARFTFKSRGLFYFVYVASMMIPTTLGLIPLFFLLGDMNLSNSLVGLTLVYSVGTIGILPFGIFFLVGFFKALPRELEEAATIDGSSLYGVFFKIMLPLSKPGLITVGIMNALTVWNEYIMATVLINDPAKYTIPVGIAIMQGEMQYRTEWGPLFAGLSISMIPVIVMYVLYQRQITGGLTAGALKG; translated from the coding sequence TTGAATGATAGTCCCGCCAAAAAACCACTTCTGTTGATATCAAAAATTGCAGTTCGATTTTTCCTCATCTTGTGGAGCTTGGTTGTCTTATATCCGGTTCTTTGGACATTCCTGACTTCCTTAAAGGATAATCAGCAGGTTATGCTCGGGAAACCGTGGGATTTTCCATCTATTTTTCGTTTTGAAAACTATACAAATGTATGGAGCAGAGCAAACTTTGGCGATTACTTCCTTAACTCCATTATTGTAACCGTGGCAAGTACGCTTTTATCGCTTATTATGGCTGCTACAACAGCTTATATATTAGCTCGATTTACCTTTAAATCTAGAGGCCTGTTTTATTTTGTATACGTTGCTTCGATGATGATTCCAACCACACTCGGATTGATACCGTTGTTCTTTCTTCTCGGAGATATGAATTTATCCAACTCCTTAGTAGGGCTCACGCTTGTTTATTCTGTCGGAACGATTGGCATCCTTCCATTCGGGATCTTCTTTCTGGTTGGATTTTTCAAGGCACTTCCCCGTGAGCTTGAAGAAGCCGCAACAATTGATGGATCTTCACTATACGGCGTTTTCTTCAAGATCATGTTGCCATTATCGAAGCCTGGATTAATCACAGTAGGAATTATGAATGCTTTAACGGTGTGGAATGAGTACATCATGGCCACAGTATTGATCAACGATCCAGCGAAATACACCATTCCTGTAGGAATAGCCATTATGCAAGGGGAAATGCAGTACAGAACGGAATGGGGGCCATTGTTTGCGGGTCTTTCCATTTCTATGATTCCCGTCATTGTGATGTATGTGTTGTATCAACGTCAAATTACGGGTGGGTTAACAGCAGGTGCGTTGAAAGGTTAA
- a CDS encoding sugar ABC transporter permease: MKNNKLWKRNLFIASFLLPTFAIFCLFTIYPLFRGLYLSFFDWSGGSESMNFIGIDNYRQLFSDEIIPKAISNDYFLIFWKVILIMLFATFFAVSLTRFKLKEYGFYRVVFFFPNIISVAVIGVLWSFIYNPRLGFLNAFISLFTGKPVETNWLGDSNLAMWSLLPPSVWAGIGFYMLLIIASILGIPSSLYEAASIDGAGQWQQFTRITLPLIWEQFKTSIIHIVITTLNGSFIIVKLMTDGGPDNQTQVLGYYLYQMGFKQFHLSYGATIGVLILLLSLITTLILQRILHRESIEM, translated from the coding sequence ATGAAGAACAATAAATTGTGGAAACGTAATTTGTTTATTGCGAGTTTCTTGCTGCCTACGTTTGCTATCTTTTGTTTATTCACTATTTATCCGCTGTTTCGAGGCTTATACTTAAGCTTCTTCGATTGGTCAGGCGGTTCCGAATCGATGAATTTTATCGGTATTGATAATTATAGACAATTATTCTCGGATGAGATCATACCAAAGGCCATTTCGAACGATTATTTCTTGATTTTTTGGAAGGTCATCTTAATTATGTTGTTTGCAACGTTTTTCGCAGTATCACTGACCCGTTTTAAATTGAAAGAATACGGTTTTTACCGAGTGGTGTTTTTCTTTCCGAATATCATTTCCGTAGCCGTTATCGGTGTATTGTGGAGTTTTATATACAATCCCCGTCTTGGGTTCCTGAATGCATTCATCTCGTTATTTACAGGAAAACCTGTGGAAACTAACTGGTTAGGTGATTCAAACCTCGCGATGTGGTCACTTCTTCCTCCTAGTGTTTGGGCTGGTATCGGATTCTATATGCTGCTTATCATCGCTTCTATTCTAGGTATTCCTTCCTCGCTATATGAAGCAGCCAGTATCGATGGTGCTGGACAATGGCAACAGTTTACTCGAATTACTTTACCGCTGATCTGGGAGCAATTCAAAACCTCGATCATTCACATCGTAATCACAACACTGAACGGTTCCTTTATCATCGTTAAGCTGATGACGGATGGTGGCCCGGACAATCAGACACAAGTTCTCGGTTATTATTTGTATCAGATGGGCTTCAAGCAGTTCCATTTAAGCTACGGGGCCACCATCGGGGTGCTGATCTTACTATTATCTTTAATCACAACTTTAATTTTACAGCGTATTCTTCACCGGGAGTCCATTGAAATGTAA
- a CDS encoding glycoside hydrolase N-terminal domain-containing protein, with product MPIGKSRLVRRTAILLSVWIACSQLLSSILPVHGVLDQKVYADEQPLAETAAADQDLSLWYQAPATNWETQALPIGNGYMGGMVFGGVEQERIQFNEKTLWSGGPGADPNYQYGIKDGAQLHVETIRQLLKEGKINEAKALVGKITGVMGAGDSSFGAYQAFGDVFLDFNRQSAYTVTASSDNPQYGEPISNLTDGSVDTKWYSGDGAPPFWVQWAYEEAKVITGYSFTSGNDVPDRDPKSWTLKGSNDGQQWTPLDNRSNEEFASRKQKKSYTFSNATAYKFYKFDLVSKGGTKIQLSEMEMTSASGNSGAQTYSDYRRELNLNDATARVSYTSGNVKYKREYFISYPDKVLVMRLTTEENQPMTFDVRLTGAQPSNTVKGEGNKLTLSGKVPSNKMAYEAQLQVQHEGGTVTAKDGKLTVNGANTVTILMTAATDYANNYPTYKSDKTPKEVVEANLNAASAKSFNQLRAAHLADYKELFDRVSLDLGGLATNLPTNELLNGYKTNASDGEKRSLEALFFQYGRYLLIASSREGSLPANLQGVWNQVNNPPWNSDYHTNINVQMNYWPSEVVNLAETDIPYIDYIDSLREPGRETAQRHHGIEGEGWAIHTVNNPFGYTAPGSDFYWGWSPAANAFMVQQVWDHYAFSGDKDLLRGQVYDIIKETTQFWVKYLVEDSDGSLVSSPSYSPEQGDISIGVSYDQELVWELFTQFIKASEILGVDEQLRNEVMEKRSKLWMPQVGSWGQVQEWKNDIDSPTDQHRHISHLIGLYPGTLINEVDNPDLFAAARVTLNSRGDGGTGWSKANKINLWARLLDGNRAHKLLGEQLRGSTLDNLFDTHPPFQIDGNFGATSGIAEMLVQSHAGSIDLLAALPDAWATGNVKGLVARGGFEVDMRWEGTILKEAVLTSKQGNKASVKYPGFVQSGKIKVVRVGSGESVNFTANGDLIEFPTVKGQQYKIVSSVKPPVLPIKVDDKDPSIIYTGTWSPYSDAGDYKGTESYSNQKGASASFTFTGTEIKFISALQANHGHFDVYLDGGLVAEGVDGYGPATMKQRVLFQQSNLSKGEHTIKIVVKGTKNNASSNTIAMIDAFEYVPVELDEPTAITLSGPKSINQGQTFTVDMGVSNVTDATYAQDIQLKYDENLLEYISGESVNDRVQVLESKKDHIGTIRLITASTRTGLTGDAKVLELSFKAKSVTKSELASIKVSSAIFGDENGLETEADLSNLEVEIKADETPPVKSGDLNDDGKVSIGDLAIAASHYGKDKNSADWQMAKRADLNNDGKIDIMDLAAIAQKILN from the coding sequence ATGCCAATCGGTAAAAGCAGATTAGTCAGAAGGACGGCAATTCTACTATCTGTATGGATCGCTTGCTCACAGTTACTCAGTAGTATACTTCCGGTTCATGGGGTTCTAGATCAAAAAGTGTACGCAGATGAACAGCCACTGGCTGAAACTGCTGCAGCAGATCAGGATTTGTCATTATGGTATCAAGCGCCGGCCACGAACTGGGAGACGCAGGCTCTCCCCATCGGAAACGGTTATATGGGTGGCATGGTATTTGGTGGTGTTGAGCAGGAGCGAATTCAATTTAATGAAAAAACACTGTGGAGCGGTGGGCCTGGAGCAGATCCAAATTACCAATATGGTATTAAAGACGGTGCTCAGCTACATGTTGAGACCATAAGACAGCTTCTAAAAGAAGGGAAAATTAATGAAGCTAAGGCTCTGGTGGGGAAAATTACTGGTGTTATGGGAGCTGGTGATAGCTCTTTTGGGGCGTATCAAGCATTTGGCGACGTGTTCTTAGATTTTAATCGTCAGTCAGCGTATACCGTAACGGCGAGTTCAGATAACCCACAATACGGCGAGCCTATTTCCAATTTAACCGATGGCTCGGTAGATACGAAATGGTATTCAGGTGATGGAGCACCACCTTTCTGGGTGCAATGGGCATATGAAGAGGCAAAGGTAATTACCGGCTATTCATTCACTTCAGGAAATGATGTGCCTGATCGTGATCCGAAGAGCTGGACGTTGAAAGGCTCGAATGACGGGCAGCAGTGGACCCCGCTAGATAACAGATCCAATGAAGAGTTTGCGAGCCGCAAACAGAAGAAATCATATACTTTTTCCAATGCTACTGCTTATAAATTTTATAAATTCGATCTTGTAAGCAAGGGCGGAACGAAAATTCAATTGTCCGAGATGGAGATGACAAGCGCCTCGGGGAACAGCGGTGCTCAGACGTACTCTGATTATCGGCGTGAATTGAATCTTAATGATGCAACGGCAAGAGTGTCCTATACTTCGGGCAATGTAAAATACAAGCGTGAGTATTTTATCAGTTATCCGGATAAGGTCTTGGTCATGAGACTGACAACGGAAGAGAATCAGCCGATGACCTTTGATGTTCGCCTTACTGGTGCTCAGCCCTCTAATACCGTTAAGGGTGAAGGAAATAAACTAACGCTAAGCGGTAAGGTACCCAGTAATAAGATGGCATACGAAGCTCAGCTTCAAGTGCAGCATGAAGGAGGAACTGTAACAGCAAAGGATGGAAAACTTACGGTCAACGGGGCGAATACCGTCACAATCCTGATGACTGCTGCAACAGATTATGCCAATAATTATCCAACGTATAAGAGTGACAAGACGCCAAAAGAGGTTGTAGAAGCTAACTTAAATGCAGCATCCGCCAAATCATTCAATCAGTTGCGCGCAGCTCATTTGGCAGATTACAAGGAACTGTTCGACAGAGTTTCACTTGATCTTGGTGGGTTAGCTACAAATCTCCCTACGAATGAGCTTTTGAATGGTTATAAAACGAATGCTAGTGACGGAGAGAAAAGAAGCTTGGAGGCATTGTTCTTCCAATATGGTCGTTATTTGCTCATTGCATCCTCCCGGGAAGGCTCACTGCCTGCCAATCTACAAGGGGTATGGAATCAAGTAAATAATCCACCATGGAACAGTGACTATCATACGAATATCAATGTGCAGATGAATTACTGGCCCTCCGAAGTTGTTAATTTAGCGGAAACCGATATTCCGTACATTGATTACATTGATTCTCTGCGCGAGCCGGGTAGGGAAACAGCTCAAAGACATCATGGAATCGAAGGCGAAGGCTGGGCGATTCATACCGTCAACAATCCATTTGGTTATACTGCGCCAGGCTCTGACTTCTACTGGGGCTGGTCACCGGCTGCCAATGCCTTCATGGTGCAGCAGGTGTGGGATCACTATGCTTTTAGTGGAGATAAAGATCTTTTAAGAGGCCAAGTGTATGACATTATCAAGGAAACAACACAATTCTGGGTTAAATATCTGGTCGAAGATTCAGACGGAAGTCTAGTGTCATCTCCTTCGTACTCTCCAGAGCAAGGGGATATATCCATCGGCGTGTCTTATGATCAGGAATTAGTCTGGGAGTTGTTCACACAGTTCATCAAGGCTAGTGAAATCTTGGGTGTGGATGAACAGCTGCGTAACGAGGTCATGGAGAAACGAAGCAAGCTATGGATGCCGCAGGTCGGAAGCTGGGGGCAGGTGCAGGAGTGGAAGAATGATATCGATAGTCCAACAGATCAGCACCGTCATATCTCGCATCTGATCGGCTTGTATCCAGGCACGCTTATTAATGAAGTGGATAATCCAGATTTATTTGCAGCAGCAAGAGTCACCTTGAATTCTCGAGGCGATGGTGGAACGGGGTGGAGTAAAGCCAATAAGATCAATTTATGGGCACGTCTGCTTGATGGTAACCGTGCACATAAACTGTTAGGTGAGCAGCTTAGAGGCAGCACGCTCGACAATTTGTTCGATACACATCCACCGTTCCAAATCGACGGTAACTTCGGAGCAACTTCCGGAATCGCAGAAATGCTTGTACAAAGCCATGCTGGAAGTATCGATTTACTAGCTGCTTTACCAGATGCATGGGCTACGGGAAACGTCAAAGGGCTTGTGGCAAGAGGTGGATTTGAAGTGGATATGCGCTGGGAAGGAACGATCTTGAAAGAAGCAGTGCTCACTTCTAAGCAAGGTAATAAGGCTTCTGTTAAATATCCTGGTTTTGTACAGTCTGGTAAAATTAAGGTCGTTCGTGTTGGGAGCGGGGAATCCGTCAACTTTACGGCGAATGGGGATTTGATTGAATTTCCAACGGTGAAGGGTCAGCAATATAAAATTGTATCCAGTGTAAAACCACCTGTGCTGCCAATAAAAGTAGATGATAAAGATCCGTCGATTATATACACCGGAACGTGGAGTCCTTACAGTGACGCAGGCGATTACAAAGGCACAGAAAGCTATAGTAATCAGAAAGGGGCTTCAGCGTCGTTCACGTTTACAGGAACAGAGATTAAATTTATCAGCGCTTTGCAGGCAAACCACGGACATTTCGATGTATATCTCGATGGGGGGCTAGTCGCTGAAGGTGTTGATGGATATGGTCCAGCGACGATGAAACAGCGGGTATTATTCCAACAATCCAATCTCTCCAAAGGGGAACATACGATTAAGATTGTCGTGAAAGGGACGAAGAACAATGCCTCTTCGAATACTATTGCGATGATTGATGCTTTCGAATATGTACCTGTCGAATTGGATGAACCTACTGCGATAACTTTAAGTGGACCTAAGTCGATAAATCAAGGTCAGACCTTTACTGTAGATATGGGCGTTAGCAATGTAACGGATGCGACCTATGCGCAAGATATTCAATTGAAGTACGACGAGAATCTTCTGGAGTACATCTCGGGCGAATCGGTGAACGATAGGGTTCAAGTATTGGAATCTAAAAAAGATCACATCGGAACCATTCGTCTAATCACAGCTAGTACGCGGACTGGTCTAACGGGGGATGCCAAAGTACTTGAACTAAGCTTCAAAGCAAAGTCAGTGACAAAGTCTGAGTTAGCGAGCATAAAGGTAAGCAGTGCTATATTTGGTGACGAGAATGGACTGGAGACTGAAGCCGATCTCTCAAACCTTGAGGTCGAGATTAAGGCAGATGAAACGCCACCAGTAAAATCCGGAGACTTGAATGATGATGGTAAAGTGAGCATCGGTGACTTGGCGATTGCAGCTTCGCACTATGGTAAAGATAAGAACAGTGCAGATTGGCAGATGGCTAAGCGTGCAGATCTTAACAATGACGGAAAAATCGATATTATGGATTTAGCAGCAATTGCTCAAAAAATACTGAATTGA